A window from Enterocloster bolteae encodes these proteins:
- the tnpB gene encoding IS66 family insertion sequence element accessory protein TnpB (TnpB, as the term is used for proteins encoded by IS66 family insertion elements, is considered an accessory protein, since TnpC, encoded by a neighboring gene, is a DDE family transposase.), whose product MLSENTGFQAIYIYCGKCDLRKGIDGLATLVKEQFHLDPFQKDVLFLFCGCRTDRFKGLVWEGDGFCLLYKRIEAGRLRWPRSQEEAAGISPEELHLLLAGMTILERSSIQECNCTEIG is encoded by the coding sequence GTGCTCTCTGAGAACACCGGTTTTCAGGCCATCTATATCTACTGTGGAAAATGTGATCTTCGCAAAGGGATTGATGGTTTAGCAACGTTAGTAAAGGAACAGTTCCATCTGGATCCTTTTCAAAAGGATGTCCTGTTTCTTTTCTGTGGATGCCGCACCGACCGGTTCAAAGGCCTGGTCTGGGAAGGCGATGGGTTCTGCCTGCTTTATAAGCGGATCGAAGCCGGACGCCTCCGATGGCCGAGAAGTCAGGAAGAAGCTGCAGGGATCTCGCCTGAAGAACTTCACCTTCTGTTGGCCGGAATGACGATACTGGAACGTTCCTCTATTCAGGAATGTAACTGCACAGAAATCGGCTGA
- the tnpC gene encoding IS66 family transposase: MAFLLKEKELANLDKQTLIKMLVAATESNQKLFEATEQLQKSVNLLTEEVVNLRQHRFGRSSEKGLTIGEDGCSQLCFAFNEAEMTIDLDPAFPEPELEDIFPKPYKRGKKKTGKRQEEIKDVPVTVVIHTLSEEELLTAFPDGRYKKLPDEVYKRLEFHPASFEVIEHHVEVYVSADGGNFARAERPADLFRNSLATASLVAGIYNLKYVNAQPIERLSKEFERSDVFLPTQTLCRWAIMGAERYLSRVYARMKQKLPEYHVMHADETVVEVRKDGRPAGAESRMWVYHSGELESKPVILYEFQKTRKKEHAREFLKDFSGICVTDGYQVYHSIADEREDLTISGCWSHARRGFADVVKAAGKKDLNIRESVAYKSLQLIQTMSRCEEKFAKLEPAERLEARIHHILPLADAFFAYLKSKEGSVVPKSATGKAISYCLNQEAFLRVFLTDGYVPMTNNAAERSIRPFTVGRNNWFQIDTVSGAKASAIAYSIAETAKANQLKPYEYFRYLLEELPKHGELEELSYVEELLPWSETLPKCCYQKKETES; encoded by the coding sequence ATGGCATTTTTGCTTAAAGAAAAAGAACTTGCGAACCTTGACAAACAAACACTGATCAAAATGCTCGTGGCAGCCACCGAGTCCAACCAGAAACTCTTTGAGGCTACCGAACAGCTCCAGAAAAGCGTAAACCTTCTGACAGAAGAAGTTGTAAACCTTCGCCAGCACCGGTTTGGCCGTTCCTCAGAAAAAGGACTGACCATCGGGGAAGACGGATGCAGCCAGCTCTGCTTCGCTTTCAATGAGGCAGAGATGACCATAGATCTGGATCCGGCATTCCCTGAACCGGAATTGGAGGATATCTTTCCGAAACCATACAAACGTGGAAAAAAGAAAACAGGAAAACGTCAGGAAGAGATCAAAGATGTTCCGGTGACTGTGGTTATCCATACCCTGTCGGAAGAAGAACTGCTTACCGCATTTCCGGATGGCCGGTACAAAAAGCTTCCGGACGAAGTATATAAACGTCTGGAATTCCATCCGGCAAGCTTCGAAGTGATTGAACATCACGTGGAGGTATATGTAAGTGCGGATGGCGGAAACTTTGCGCGCGCAGAGCGTCCAGCTGATCTGTTCCGGAACAGTCTGGCTACTGCGTCCCTAGTTGCTGGTATTTATAACCTGAAGTATGTAAATGCGCAACCGATCGAACGCCTTTCCAAAGAGTTTGAACGCAGCGATGTATTTCTTCCGACACAGACTCTGTGCCGCTGGGCGATTATGGGAGCGGAACGGTACCTGAGCCGTGTATACGCCCGAATGAAACAAAAACTTCCGGAGTATCATGTGATGCATGCGGATGAAACCGTGGTAGAGGTACGCAAGGATGGACGTCCTGCAGGAGCTGAGAGCCGGATGTGGGTGTACCATTCCGGTGAACTGGAGTCAAAACCGGTCATCCTTTACGAATTTCAGAAGACCCGGAAAAAGGAGCATGCCCGTGAATTCCTGAAAGACTTCAGCGGGATCTGTGTAACGGATGGTTATCAGGTATACCATTCCATTGCGGATGAACGAGAGGACCTGACAATCTCCGGATGCTGGTCGCACGCGCGCCGTGGGTTTGCCGATGTAGTAAAAGCCGCCGGAAAGAAGGATCTGAACATCCGGGAGTCAGTTGCCTATAAAAGCCTTCAGCTTATACAGACCATGAGCCGATGTGAAGAGAAGTTTGCCAAACTGGAACCCGCCGAACGTCTGGAAGCACGTATCCACCATATACTGCCACTGGCAGATGCCTTTTTTGCGTATCTTAAATCAAAAGAAGGCAGTGTTGTCCCAAAATCCGCCACTGGAAAAGCGATCAGCTATTGTCTGAACCAGGAAGCATTCCTGCGTGTCTTTCTGACGGATGGTTATGTACCGATGACAAATAATGCCGCAGAACGGAGTATCCGACCATTTACAGTCGGAAGAAACAACTGGTTCCAGATCGATACAGTCAGCGGAGCAAAAGCAAGTGCGATCGCCTACAGCATTGCCGAGACGGCGAAGGCAAATCAGTTGAAACCCTATGAATATTTCCGTTACCTTTTGGAAGAGCTTCCAAAACATGGAGAATTAGAAGAGCTGTCCTATGTCGAAGAGCTGCTCCCGTGGTCCGAGACATTGCCGAAATGCTGCTACCAAAAAAAGGAAACTGAAAGCTGA
- the ilvD gene encoding dihydroxy-acid dehydratase, which produces MELNSQRVRALAPENDPLKIGMGWKVEDLDKPQIMVESTFGDSHPGSAHLDQFVNEAMRGIADAGGKGARYFTTDICDGIAQGHDGINYSLAHRDMIANMIEIHGNSTGFDGGVFIASCDKSVPACLMGLARLDMPSIVVTGGVMDAGPDLLTLEQIGAYSAMCQRGEITEEKLTYYKHNACPSCGACSFMGTASTMQIMAEALGLMLPGSALMPATCEDLKEMAYKAGLQVMELARKGLKVSDIVTMKSFENAIMVHAAISGSTNSLLHIPAIAHELGLEIDADTFDRMHRGAHYLLDIRPAGKWPAQFFYYAGGVPAVMEEIKSMLHLDVMTVTGKTLGENLEELKAGGFYDKCDGYLKKWGLKRTDVIRTFEEPIGTDGTVAILRGNLAPEGSVVKHSAVPEEMFKAVLKAKPFDCEEDAIEAVISRKIQPGDAVFIRYEGPKGSGMPEMFYTTEAISSDPELGKTIALITDGRFSGASKGPAIGHVSPEAADGGPIALVEEDDLIRIDIPERVLEIIGVKGEELPKEEVERILAERRKAWKPREAKYKKGVLKIYSEHAVSPMKGGYMV; this is translated from the coding sequence ATGGAACTGAACAGTCAAAGAGTAAGAGCGCTGGCACCGGAGAACGACCCTTTAAAAATAGGTATGGGGTGGAAGGTGGAAGACCTGGATAAACCGCAGATTATGGTTGAGAGTACATTTGGCGACAGCCATCCGGGCAGCGCCCATCTGGACCAGTTTGTGAATGAAGCTATGCGGGGAATCGCGGATGCAGGCGGAAAGGGAGCCAGGTATTTTACCACAGACATATGCGACGGCATTGCCCAGGGACATGACGGTATCAACTATTCACTTGCGCACAGGGATATGATTGCCAATATGATTGAGATTCACGGCAATTCCACAGGGTTTGACGGAGGCGTGTTCATCGCAAGCTGCGACAAATCCGTGCCTGCCTGTCTGATGGGACTGGCAAGACTTGATATGCCGTCTATCGTGGTGACCGGCGGCGTTATGGATGCTGGCCCCGACCTGCTGACCCTGGAACAGATTGGCGCCTATTCAGCCATGTGCCAGAGAGGTGAGATTACCGAAGAAAAGCTTACCTATTATAAGCACAATGCCTGTCCATCCTGCGGAGCCTGTTCCTTTATGGGTACTGCCTCCACCATGCAGATCATGGCCGAAGCTCTGGGGCTGATGCTTCCCGGCTCAGCGCTGATGCCTGCAACCTGCGAAGATTTGAAGGAAATGGCGTATAAGGCAGGCCTCCAGGTCATGGAACTGGCCAGGAAGGGGCTTAAGGTAAGCGATATCGTGACCATGAAATCATTTGAGAATGCCATTATGGTGCATGCTGCCATATCCGGTTCAACCAATTCCCTGCTTCATATTCCTGCCATTGCCCATGAGCTGGGACTGGAGATTGACGCTGACACATTTGACCGTATGCACAGGGGAGCTCATTACCTGCTGGATATCAGACCTGCCGGAAAATGGCCGGCACAGTTCTTCTACTATGCAGGCGGTGTTCCCGCTGTGATGGAGGAAATAAAGTCCATGCTGCACCTGGATGTGATGACTGTTACCGGAAAGACCCTGGGAGAAAATCTGGAAGAGCTTAAGGCTGGCGGATTCTACGACAAGTGCGACGGATATCTGAAAAAATGGGGGCTGAAGCGCACCGATGTTATCAGGACCTTTGAGGAACCCATCGGGACAGACGGAACCGTGGCCATATTGAGAGGAAATCTGGCGCCGGAGGGTTCTGTGGTGAAACATTCTGCTGTTCCTGAGGAGATGTTTAAGGCAGTCCTGAAGGCAAAACCTTTTGACTGTGAGGAGGACGCCATTGAGGCAGTTATTTCCAGGAAGATACAGCCGGGAGATGCCGTGTTTATCCGGTATGAAGGACCTAAGGGATCGGGAATGCCGGAAATGTTCTATACCACAGAAGCCATCTCCTCTGATCCGGAGCTGGGAAAAACCATAGCGCTTATTACGGACGGCAGGTTCTCCGGGGCATCCAAAGGGCCAGCCATCGGACATGTATCACCTGAGGCAGCGGACGGTGGACCCATTGCCCTGGTGGAAGAGGATGACCTTATCAGAATTGATATACCGGAGCGTGTTCTGGAAATCATAGGCGTGAAGGGAGAGGAACTTCCCAAGGAAGAGGTAGAACGTATTCTTGCAGAGCGCAGAAAAGCCTGGAAGCCCAGGGAAGCCAAGTATAAAAAGGGCGTACTTAAAATTTATTCCGAGCATGCCGTATCACCCATGAAGGGCGGATACATGGTCTGA
- a CDS encoding alanine/glycine:cation symporter family protein, with amino-acid sequence MDVITNLVAKGNSFLWSFLLIVLLCGTGIYYTIRLRFIQVRKFGEGWKLVFGHLSLNGEKHEKGEMTPFQSIATAIAAQVGTGNLAGAATALLGGGPGAIFWMWVSAFFGMSTIYAEATLAQNFKTEVNGEVTGGPVYYIKAAFKGTLGKVLAGLFAIFIVLALGFMGNMVQANSIGAAFTEAFGAFNITISPVVIGVIVAAVAAFVFLGGTQRLASVVEKVVPIMAGVYIVGSLILIIMNIANLPAAIKMIFVGAFDPQAVLGAGAGIAVKEAIRFGVARGLFSNEAGMGSTPHAHARATAENPHKQGLCAMISVFIDTFVILNLTVFSVLTTGALESGKNGTALTQAAFMRGFGTFGIVFVAICLLFFAFSTILGWHFFGLINAKYLFGDGAAKIYSLLVVVCIIIGSALKLELVWDLADFFNGLMVIPNAMALLALSGLVVKICNKYSDK; translated from the coding sequence ATGGACGTTATTACAAATCTCGTAGCAAAAGGTAACAGTTTTCTCTGGAGTTTTCTGTTGATTGTTCTTCTGTGCGGCACCGGAATTTATTACACGATCCGCCTGAGGTTCATCCAGGTGAGAAAGTTTGGTGAAGGCTGGAAACTGGTATTCGGGCACCTCAGCCTTAATGGTGAGAAGCACGAAAAAGGTGAGATGACACCGTTCCAGTCAATTGCAACCGCAATTGCAGCCCAGGTTGGTACCGGTAACCTGGCAGGTGCAGCCACTGCACTTTTAGGAGGCGGACCTGGAGCTATCTTCTGGATGTGGGTAAGTGCGTTCTTTGGTATGTCAACCATTTACGCAGAGGCAACTCTGGCCCAGAATTTTAAGACTGAGGTAAATGGTGAGGTTACCGGCGGTCCTGTTTATTACATAAAGGCAGCTTTTAAGGGCACTCTGGGCAAGGTTCTTGCAGGATTATTTGCAATCTTTATTGTGCTTGCGCTGGGATTCATGGGCAACATGGTTCAGGCCAACTCTATCGGCGCTGCATTTACAGAGGCTTTTGGGGCATTTAACATAACTATCTCTCCGGTTGTCATTGGTGTTATCGTAGCAGCCGTAGCAGCATTTGTTTTCCTGGGCGGAACACAGAGGCTGGCATCTGTTGTTGAGAAGGTTGTACCTATCATGGCAGGCGTGTATATTGTGGGAAGTCTGATTCTTATTATCATGAATATTGCTAATCTTCCTGCAGCTATTAAGATGATTTTTGTAGGCGCATTTGATCCTCAGGCAGTTTTAGGCGCAGGCGCAGGTATTGCAGTTAAAGAAGCCATCCGTTTCGGTGTTGCCAGAGGCCTTTTCTCCAACGAGGCTGGTATGGGTTCCACACCTCATGCACATGCAAGGGCTACCGCAGAGAATCCTCATAAGCAGGGACTTTGCGCTATGATCAGCGTATTTATTGATACGTTTGTAATCCTTAACCTGACTGTATTTTCCGTACTGACTACAGGCGCTCTTGAGTCTGGCAAGAATGGTACCGCTCTTACACAGGCAGCTTTCATGAGAGGATTTGGTACCTTCGGTATTGTATTCGTTGCAATATGCCTTTTGTTCTTCGCTTTTTCTACGATTCTGGGCTGGCATTTCTTCGGTCTTATCAATGCGAAGTATCTGTTTGGCGATGGCGCAGCAAAGATTTACTCCTTATTAGTAGTGGTTTGCATCATAATCGGTTCTGCTTTGAAGCTGGAGCTGGTATGGGATTTGGCGGACTTCTTTAATGGTCTGATGGTTATACCTAATGCCATGGCCCTGCTTGCCCTAAGCGGTCTGGTGGTAAAGATATGCAATAAGTACAGTGATAAATAG
- a CDS encoding LacI family DNA-binding transcriptional regulator: MNIKEIARRAGVSSATISRVLNNSGYVKEETRQKVLRAVEEYNYVPSAIARSLSIQDSLSVGTIIPDIENEFFSKVISGISEVAESYHYNIVFLGTNETLDKEHDFLKIVESQRLKGVIITPISETDTVTRDYLLRLEESGIPVVLVDRDVKGAQFDGVFVDNQKGSYDGVMELIKAGHERIAIITGPETSKPGKDRCQGYLQAMEDSGLAVPEEYVACGDFKIAKAYECTGRLLGLAQAPTAIFTSNNLSTLGCLKYLTEHKVKIGRDISLMGFDDIDALRMIDYRISVVDRDAREQGREAMRLLQECFEDSGKSRQRGKRITIPYKVILRGSEHRKTT; this comes from the coding sequence ATGAACATTAAAGAAATTGCACGCCGGGCAGGCGTCTCTTCCGCTACGATTTCCAGGGTTCTCAATAATTCAGGATACGTGAAAGAGGAGACCAGGCAAAAGGTACTTAGGGCAGTGGAGGAGTATAATTATGTACCCAGCGCCATCGCCAGAAGCCTGAGCATTCAGGACAGCTTAAGCGTGGGAACCATCATCCCGGATATTGAGAATGAGTTTTTTTCCAAGGTTATAAGCGGAATCAGCGAAGTGGCTGAATCGTACCATTATAATATTGTTTTTCTGGGAACCAATGAGACGTTGGACAAGGAACATGATTTTTTGAAAATCGTGGAAAGCCAGAGACTGAAGGGCGTAATCATAACGCCGATTTCAGAGACAGATACGGTTACCAGGGATTACCTGCTCCGATTGGAGGAGTCCGGCATACCGGTGGTGCTGGTGGACCGTGATGTGAAAGGGGCCCAGTTTGACGGCGTATTCGTGGACAACCAGAAGGGATCCTATGACGGAGTGATGGAGTTAATAAAGGCAGGCCATGAGAGGATTGCCATTATAACCGGCCCTGAGACCTCCAAGCCGGGTAAGGACCGGTGCCAGGGCTATCTGCAGGCCATGGAGGACAGCGGACTGGCTGTTCCTGAGGAATACGTTGCCTGCGGCGATTTTAAGATTGCCAAGGCATACGAATGTACCGGACGGCTTTTGGGACTTGCGCAAGCGCCCACAGCCATCTTTACATCCAACAACCTTTCCACTCTGGGATGTCTTAAGTATCTGACGGAACACAAGGTTAAGATAGGAAGGGACATTTCACTGATGGGATTCGATGACATTGACGCCCTGCGGATGATCGATTACAGGATATCCGTGGTGGACAGGGATGCCAGGGAACAGGGGCGGGAAGCCATGAGACTTCTTCAGGAGTGCTTTGAAGATTCAGGAAAGAGCCGTCAGAGAGGAAAGCGGATTACCATTCCCTACAAGGTAATCCTGCGGGGTTCAGAACACAGGAAAACAACCTGA
- a CDS encoding TnpV protein, with protein MEKYIYDNSNGLWYELHGDYYLPCLVIPEEEIHTIGIWGRKHRQYLKEYRPMLYNDLVLSGKLYSYLSDIETQALNKLDLLVIQLAEKEGINDQLKEQNQLAWVRAMNNIRNRAEEIVLKELIFAE; from the coding sequence ATGGAAAAATACATCTACGACAACAGCAACGGTCTTTGGTATGAACTGCATGGAGATTATTATCTGCCGTGTTTGGTCATCCCAGAAGAAGAAATCCACACCATTGGTATCTGGGGCAGAAAGCACCGGCAGTACCTGAAAGAATATCGTCCCATGTTATATAATGATCTTGTTCTTAGCGGTAAGCTATATAGCTATCTTTCTGACATTGAAACACAGGCTCTAAATAAGCTCGACTTGCTTGTAATTCAGCTGGCAGAGAAAGAAGGTATCAATGACCAACTGAAAGAACAGAATCAGCTTGCATGGGTCAGAGCTATGAACAACATCCGCAACCGTGCAGAGGAAATCGTCCTCAAAGAGCTGATTTTTGCTGAGTAA
- the deoC gene encoding deoxyribose-phosphate aldolase, with amino-acid sequence MGIEHMIDHTMLKADASKNTIIRYCSEAREHKFASVCVNTCFVPLVAEQLKGSGVKTCCVVGFPLGAMLTSAKAFEASEAVKAGADEVDMVINISALKDGDDSFVEEDIRAVVKASAGAVVKVIIETCLLTDEEKVRACQLAVKAGADFVKTSTGFSTGGATAADVALMRRTVGDSARVKASGGIRTPEDAAAMIEAGADRIGAGNGIVLI; translated from the coding sequence ATGGGAATTGAACACATGATTGACCACACGATGCTGAAGGCGGATGCCAGTAAGAATACTATCATAAGATATTGCAGTGAGGCAAGGGAACACAAATTTGCTTCTGTCTGTGTCAATACCTGCTTTGTGCCGCTGGTAGCGGAGCAGTTAAAGGGAAGCGGTGTAAAGACGTGCTGCGTGGTGGGATTCCCTCTGGGAGCCATGCTTACCAGCGCAAAGGCCTTTGAGGCTTCTGAGGCTGTAAAGGCAGGGGCAGATGAGGTGGATATGGTTATCAACATAAGCGCCCTTAAGGACGGGGACGACTCCTTTGTGGAGGAGGATATCCGGGCCGTGGTAAAAGCATCTGCGGGCGCAGTGGTAAAGGTCATCATAGAGACCTGCCTCCTGACGGATGAGGAAAAGGTAAGGGCCTGCCAGCTGGCAGTGAAGGCGGGGGCTGATTTCGTGAAAACTTCCACCGGATTCAGCACAGGCGGAGCTACGGCAGCTGACGTTGCCCTGATGCGCAGAACCGTTGGAGACAGTGCCAGAGTAAAAGCCAGCGGCGGCATCCGCACACCGGAAGACGCTGCGGCTATGATTGAGGCAGGGGCGGACAGAATCGGAGCCGGCAACGGGATTGTACTGATTTAG
- a CDS encoding VOC family protein has product MIDSIGKITLYVNNQNEARDFWTEKMGFIVRLEQQMGADQKWLEVGPEYGGGTSFVLYDKEKMKTQNPDVNVGHPSVILCTGDLENAHREMKERGVRTGDIMKMPYGSMFQFYDMDGNVFLLREEARVH; this is encoded by the coding sequence ATGATAGACTCCATTGGAAAGATAACGCTTTACGTGAATAATCAGAATGAGGCCAGGGATTTTTGGACAGAAAAGATGGGATTCATCGTGCGCCTGGAACAGCAGATGGGTGCTGACCAGAAATGGCTTGAAGTGGGACCGGAATACGGAGGCGGGACATCCTTTGTTCTTTATGACAAAGAAAAAATGAAGACTCAGAATCCCGATGTGAATGTAGGCCATCCATCTGTTATTTTATGCACCGGCGACCTGGAGAACGCCCATAGAGAAATGAAGGAAAGAGGCGTCAGAACCGGAGACATCATGAAAATGCCTTATGGCAGCATGTTTCAGTTCTACGATATGGATGGAAATGTGTTTTTGCTGAGGGAGGAAGCCAGGGTGCATTAA
- the tnpA gene encoding IS66 family insertion sequence element accessory protein TnpA, translating into MNEVMQVRAASWTAMIKQRSDSGLTIKEWCAANGIQESVYYYRLNRLRKMALNACETPDPTKDHDPSGTFAQISVASTVQTSNAAIRIRRGDTVMEVSRDAPDRILSFLKEVMFRAL; encoded by the coding sequence ATGAATGAAGTAATGCAGGTTCGTGCGGCCAGTTGGACCGCAATGATCAAACAACGCAGCGATAGCGGTCTGACCATCAAAGAATGGTGTGCCGCCAACGGAATCCAGGAGTCAGTCTATTATTACCGGCTAAACCGGTTGAGAAAAATGGCATTGAATGCTTGTGAAACACCGGATCCTACAAAGGATCATGATCCTTCTGGCACATTTGCGCAGATATCAGTTGCTTCTACTGTACAGACTTCAAATGCAGCAATCCGCATTCGCCGTGGTGATACTGTTATGGAAGTGAGCAGAGATGCACCGGACCGCATCCTCTCTTTTTTGAAAGAGGTGATGTTCCGTGCTCTCTGA
- a CDS encoding FadR/GntR family transcriptional regulator: protein MQKANKGELSNLKNKLLAEQVQEQIYQYILETPIAVGAKLPNEFELGDRFSVGRSTIREAVKLLISRGILEVRRGSGTYVVSTTPVDMDPLGLGAVEDKMALALDLVNVRIILEPGIAEMAALNATQEDVLKLRNLCDSVERKIKIGDSYIEDDIAFHTCVAECSKNKVVEQLIPIIDTAVLMFVNVTHKKLTDETIMTHRAVTEAIAEHDPIGAKTAMMMHMTFNRNMIRQLMKDGREA from the coding sequence ATGCAGAAGGCCAACAAAGGAGAACTGTCCAATCTGAAAAATAAACTGCTGGCAGAGCAGGTTCAGGAGCAGATATACCAGTATATACTGGAAACGCCCATAGCCGTAGGCGCTAAACTTCCCAATGAATTTGAACTGGGAGACAGGTTCAGCGTGGGAAGGAGTACCATCCGGGAAGCGGTGAAGCTTTTGATTTCCAGAGGAATTCTGGAAGTCAGGAGAGGATCTGGTACGTACGTGGTCAGCACTACGCCGGTGGACATGGACCCTCTGGGCCTGGGGGCGGTGGAGGACAAGATGGCCCTGGCCCTGGATTTGGTAAATGTACGCATCATACTGGAGCCGGGAATCGCAGAGATGGCGGCTCTCAACGCAACCCAGGAGGATGTTCTGAAGCTGAGGAATCTGTGTGACAGCGTTGAACGGAAAATAAAGATTGGAGACAGTTACATAGAAGACGACATCGCCTTCCATACCTGTGTGGCTGAATGTTCCAAGAATAAGGTGGTGGAACAGCTGATCCCTATTATTGATACAGCAGTTCTTATGTTTGTCAATGTGACCCACAAAAAGCTGACCGACGAGACCATCATGACCCACCGGGCCGTGACCGAGGCTATTGCGGAGCACGACCCTATCGGTGCCAAAACCGCCATGATGATGCATATGACTTTTAACAGGAATATGATCCGGCAGCTGATGAAGGATGGACGTGAGGCGTAG
- a CDS encoding GntP family permease, whose translation MTTTTAAALDPTRLIIAALAGLVILLLLIIKFKVQAMISILVGAVAIGLIAGMPFTDIISSVNEGIGSTLKGIALLVGLGSMFGSILEISGGAQTLAVTMVKKFGDKKAAWALGITGLVIAMPVFFDAGLIILIPLAFSLAKRTKRSSLFYAIPLLAGLAVGHAFIPPTPGPVLVATMLGVDLGWVIMVGIVCGIFAMIVAGPIWGTICGNKYDIPVPEHIANQEDFDESKLPKFGTIVGIILIPLVLIILNSIAKVVPALASVQPVLGFLGEPFVALTIATVVAMFLLGYRHGYSNEELEKVLTKSLEPTGLILLVTACGGVLRFMLQNSGLGDVIGNAVSSASLPIVVVAFVVAALVRISVGSATVAMTMAAGIIAAMPEIATLSPLYLACVTAAVAGGATVCSHFNDSGFWLVKSLVGLDEKTTLKTWTVMETLVGGTGFVVALIISFFA comes from the coding sequence ATGACAACAACAACAGCTGCAGCTCTGGATCCGACCAGACTGATTATCGCGGCCTTGGCAGGGTTGGTGATTCTGCTGCTTTTAATCATCAAATTTAAGGTGCAGGCAATGATTTCCATTCTGGTAGGCGCAGTGGCCATCGGGCTGATTGCAGGCATGCCCTTTACGGATATCATAAGCTCTGTAAATGAAGGAATTGGAAGTACTCTTAAGGGAATCGCCCTGCTTGTGGGTCTGGGCTCCATGTTCGGTTCCATATTGGAGATATCAGGAGGCGCTCAGACACTGGCAGTCACCATGGTAAAGAAATTCGGCGACAAGAAGGCTGCCTGGGCTTTGGGAATCACGGGACTTGTCATAGCCATGCCGGTATTCTTCGATGCGGGACTCATTATTCTGATTCCTCTTGCCTTTTCTCTTGCAAAGAGAACCAAACGCTCCTCCCTGTTCTATGCCATTCCCCTGCTGGCCGGTCTGGCGGTAGGCCATGCATTTATTCCGCCCACACCGGGGCCCGTGCTGGTGGCTACCATGCTGGGCGTGGACCTGGGCTGGGTCATTATGGTAGGTATTGTGTGCGGTATTTTTGCCATGATAGTGGCCGGTCCCATATGGGGGACTATCTGCGGAAACAAGTACGATATACCGGTTCCGGAACACATTGCCAACCAGGAGGATTTTGACGAATCAAAGCTTCCAAAGTTCGGGACAATCGTGGGAATTATTTTGATTCCGCTGGTTCTCATTATTCTGAATTCTATTGCAAAGGTGGTTCCTGCCCTTGCCTCTGTACAGCCGGTGTTAGGATTCCTGGGTGAGCCGTTTGTGGCTCTCACCATAGCGACGGTTGTGGCTATGTTTCTTCTGGGATACCGTCACGGATACAGCAACGAGGAGTTGGAAAAGGTACTGACAAAGTCTCTGGAGCCTACGGGCCTGATTCTTCTGGTAACGGCCTGCGGCGGCGTGCTGCGGTTCATGCTGCAGAATTCCGGTCTGGGTGATGTGATTGGCAATGCAGTGTCATCTGCCTCTCTTCCGATTGTGGTAGTGGCTTTTGTGGTGGCTGCTCTGGTGCGTATTTCTGTTGGGTCTGCTACAGTTGCCATGACCATGGCAGCCGGCATCATCGCGGCCATGCCGGAAATTGCAACCCTGTCCCCTCTGTACCTGGCCTGTGTCACAGCGGCAGTGGCAGGAGGAGCAACGGTGTGCTCTCATTTTAATGATTCCGGCTTCTGGCTTGTGAAATCACTGGTGGGGTTGGATGAAAAGACCACTCTTAAGACATGGACTGTCATGGAGACGCTGGTGGGCGGCACGGGATTTGTAGTGGCTCTTATTATATCCTTCTTTGCATAG